A segment of the Flavobacteriales bacterium genome:
TGAGCACGTGGGTGCAAAAATCCTGGTGGCTGGTAAGAATTTCGGATGCGGTTCAAGCAGGGAGCATGCAGCATGGGCAATCAGTGACTTTGGAATTTCCGTTGTGGTTTCCAGTTTCTTTGCGGATATCTTTAAGAACAACGCATTGAATAATGGCCTCCTTCCTGTTCAGGTTAGTCCTGATTTTCTGCGTAAAATGTTTAGTGTTATACAAGCAGATGCTTCTGCACAGTTGGAAGTTAATTTGGAAGATCAAACCATATCCATCAAAGGGACCGGAGGCAAGGAAACATTTGACATAAACCCATACAAAAAACACTGTCTGATCAA
Coding sequences within it:
- the leuD gene encoding 3-isopropylmalate dehydratase small subunit encodes the protein MKKFTTLVSTCVPLNVEDVDTDQIIPARFLKATTREGFGENLFRDWRFTAEGAPRPDFVLNKPEHVGAKILVAGKNFGCGSSREHAAWAISDFGISVVVSSFFADIFKNNALNNGLLPVQVSPDFLRKMFSVIQADASAQLEVNLEDQTISIKGTGGKETFDINPYKKHCLINGFDDIDFLLSIRDEIKSFENSRTHA